From one Leptospira noumeaensis genomic stretch:
- a CDS encoding SDR family NAD(P)-dependent oxidoreductase gives MKNALVIGATSDIGIHIAETLAKQGFSLSLTGRDKQKLNDIKSSLKTKFPVSLETYELDVTDFSSHSKFYDSLNPKPEIVFFLAGYYQNQTKARENQSELLTTIQTNYSGIVSLINIISLDMEKNQNGTIVAVSSVAGERGRQMNYIYGSAKAGLTTYLSGLRSLLFKKGVHVCTIQLGPVYTKMSFGHNLMPWLTLQPETAANLIVKAGLNKKDIVYIRWPWRLIMGIIRMIPEWIFKRLPPF, from the coding sequence ATGAAAAATGCACTTGTAATTGGAGCCACTTCCGATATTGGAATTCATATAGCAGAAACTCTAGCCAAACAAGGGTTTTCTCTTTCCCTAACAGGTAGAGACAAACAAAAGTTAAATGATATTAAATCGAGTCTCAAAACAAAATTTCCTGTCTCTTTAGAGACTTATGAATTGGATGTGACTGATTTTTCTTCACATTCAAAATTTTATGACTCACTCAATCCGAAACCAGAAATAGTATTTTTTCTTGCCGGATACTACCAAAACCAAACAAAAGCAAGAGAAAACCAATCTGAACTTCTTACCACGATTCAAACCAATTATTCAGGAATTGTTTCTCTCATAAACATCATATCATTGGATATGGAAAAAAACCAAAACGGAACCATAGTTGCAGTCAGTTCTGTGGCAGGGGAACGTGGAAGACAAATGAATTATATTTATGGAAGTGCCAAAGCAGGTTTGACCACTTACCTCTCAGGCCTTAGGTCTTTACTCTTTAAAAAGGGAGTCCATGTTTGTACCATCCAACTAGGTCCTGTGTATACAAAAATGTCTTTTGGTCATAACCTAATGCCTTGGCTCACCTTACAACCAGAGACGGCTGCCAACCTAATTGTAAAAGCAGGCCTAAACAAAAAGGATATTGTTTATATTCGTTGGCCGTGGCGTTTGATTATGGGAATCATAAGAATGATCCCAGAATGGATATTCAAACGTCTTCCTCCCTTTTGA
- a CDS encoding BPSS1187 family protein: MDFFVYSRLLRSFVILSLLGTFHLSCKKKSDEKEDLILLLGLGLYARSCAGQNSFPSNGAVGALTRLQIQPSQTSSSITSYNNPHHVYPPQSTVSRKNILSVFYPGTGSSPCEVGAILQQGASRGYHVIGLNYPNNDAVNGICNQGDARSDVSCFENFRNEVVTGVDVSPYISVDINNSIEGRLVFLLQYLISTRPGEGWDQYITGNNINWSLVYVGGHSQGSGHAAYHGKRRAVARVSIYSGVSDYSLQYSSIPSWLGAAQTAPAGSYYGLIHENDTIANFSGNANQVTDAWLNQLGMTGTLTNTSVGAPYANSKRLVTSACNGMGTAALHSCPMVNGFQTVWNYISFP, encoded by the coding sequence TTGGATTTTTTTGTTTATAGTCGCCTTCTTCGTAGTTTCGTTATTTTATCCCTTCTTGGTACATTTCACCTTTCCTGTAAAAAAAAATCTGATGAGAAAGAAGATTTGATCCTCCTTCTTGGACTTGGATTGTATGCTAGGTCTTGTGCCGGCCAAAATAGTTTTCCCTCAAACGGTGCTGTCGGTGCGTTAACCCGATTACAAATCCAACCTTCACAAACCTCTAGTTCCATTACATCATACAATAACCCCCACCATGTTTACCCACCTCAATCAACTGTGAGTCGAAAAAATATTCTTTCAGTATTTTATCCGGGTACAGGTTCTAGCCCTTGTGAAGTTGGAGCAATTTTACAACAGGGTGCATCGCGTGGTTACCATGTCATAGGTCTGAATTATCCTAATAATGATGCTGTGAATGGTATTTGTAACCAAGGGGATGCAAGATCCGATGTTAGTTGTTTTGAAAATTTTCGGAACGAAGTAGTGACAGGTGTTGATGTTTCTCCATACATTTCTGTGGATATAAATAATTCCATTGAAGGAAGGTTAGTTTTTCTCCTTCAGTATTTAATTTCAACAAGACCCGGTGAAGGTTGGGACCAGTATATTACAGGAAACAATATCAATTGGTCTTTGGTTTATGTGGGTGGGCATTCCCAAGGAAGTGGGCATGCTGCCTACCATGGCAAAAGAAGGGCCGTGGCCCGGGTTTCCATTTATAGTGGTGTTTCCGATTATAGTTTGCAATACTCCTCAATTCCATCATGGCTCGGAGCGGCACAAACGGCACCTGCAGGATCATATTATGGACTCATCCATGAAAATGACACCATTGCCAATTTTAGTGGAAACGCAAACCAAGTAACAGATGCTTGGTTGAATCAATTGGGTATGACAGGAACTCTTACTAATACGAGTGTCGGTGCCCCTTATGCTAATAGCAAACGTTTGGTGACGAGTGCTTGTAATGGAATGGGAACGGCCGCATTACATAGTTGCCCCATGGTCAACGGATTCCAAACTGTCTGGAACTATATTAGTTTTCCTTAA